The proteins below are encoded in one region of Deltaproteobacteria bacterium:
- the pxpB gene encoding 5-oxoprolinase subunit PxpB, with the protein MSEKPRILPAGDQAILVEFGVEITPTTNRLVQAFTHNANQNRIPGIGELVPSYCTLLIYYDPFLLSFSQVESWARNLLGSDLWETKTSSEVKEVPVVYGGPYGPDIEFVARHNQITTEEVVQLHARETYLVYVVGFSAGFAAMGTVPSKIQTPRLQTPRTKVPAGSVGIGGIQTGIYAVESPGGWQLIGRTPLTLFDLNRHPPAYFQAGDYARFYPISEAEFLRYQNIE; encoded by the coding sequence ATGTCAGAAAAGCCCAGAATTCTACCCGCAGGAGACCAGGCCATTCTCGTTGAATTCGGGGTGGAGATTACTCCAACAACCAACCGCCTGGTCCAAGCATTCACTCATAATGCCAATCAAAACAGAATCCCTGGGATTGGGGAATTGGTTCCCTCCTATTGCACATTGCTGATCTATTACGATCCCTTTCTGCTTTCTTTCTCCCAGGTCGAATCCTGGGCTCGCAACCTTCTGGGCAGCGACCTCTGGGAGACGAAAACCAGTTCCGAGGTCAAAGAAGTACCGGTGGTTTATGGGGGGCCGTACGGTCCTGATATCGAGTTCGTTGCCCGGCATAATCAAATCACCACAGAAGAGGTAGTTCAACTCCATGCCAGAGAAACTTACCTGGTTTACGTAGTCGGTTTTTCCGCGGGATTCGCGGCCATGGGTACGGTTCCCTCAAAGATCCAGACCCCTCGCCTGCAAACCCCCCGGACCAAAGTCCCTGCTGGCTCTGTGGGAATTGGAGGAATACAAACGGGAATCTATGCTGTGGAATCGCCCGGGGGATGGCAATTAATCGGCCGGACACCTCTTACCCTCTTTGACCTGAATCGCCATCCCCCTGCTTATTTCCAGGCTGGAGATTATGCCCGTTTCTACCCCATTAGCGAAGCGGAGTTTTTAAGATATCAAAATATAGAATAA